In Tistrella mobilis, the genomic window CGGAAGATCAGCGCATGATCTTCGGATGCCACCGCCTCCAGCACCGCCGCGATCAGCTCCGGATCCGGCGGCAGCGGGATATATTCGCGGGCCCCCGCCTTGATGGCGCGCACTGCCGCCTGGGCATCCGCCCCCACCCCGCAGGCGACGACCGAGACATGAATGCGTTCCTGTTCAAGGCTGCGGACCAGGCGACCGATGTCGAGACCGACATCGACCATCACCAGCTCTGCCCCATGGCCGGCGCGCAGATGGTCCAATGCCGCTTCCACGTCGGGAACCTGCGACACCTTGGCGCCGCGCGACACGGCAATGCGCGTCGCCGCGCCGATCTGGCCGCCCAGGGAACCGATGATCAGAAGTCGCATCTCGGGGTTACTCCTGCCGCCGTTACGCCCCGGGGGGCATCACCGGCATTCTTGAACCGGAACTCGTCGTCTTGGGGGGCCGTCCCGCATGGGCGGCGGCCCCTGGCGTCTTGGTCAGTCGTAGAACTGGATCCGCTTTGCCGGGGGCAGCATCGCGTTCAAGGTCAGCTCCAGCCGGCGGGGGTTTTCCTGCCGGCCGATCGAGGTCGCCCCCGCCAGAAAGATCTGCTTGAACATCTGCTCCTCCATGGAGTTGCGTTCCAGCTTGCCCGCCAGCGGGTTGAATACCATGTTCGCCAGCACCGCGCCGTAGAAGGTGGTGAGCAGCGCCACCGCCATTGCCGGGCCGATGGTGCTGGGATCTTCCAGATTGCCCAGCATCTGCACCAGACCCACCAGCGTGCCGATCAGCCCCATCGCCGGGGCCACCTCGGCCGACCGCTTCAGGATCTGTGCCGACTGCATATGACGGTAGGCCATCTGCGAGATGTCGCGCTTCAGGATCCGCTCCACGTCCTCCACCGGGATGCCGTCCACCACCATGCTCAACGCCCTGTGCAGGAAGGGTTCGCCTTCCAGCTGGTTCAGTGTCTGCTGCAGGCCCAGCACGCCCTTGCGCCGGGCCTGATCCGCCAGTTCCACCACCTGCATCGCTGCCTTCGACGGATCGACCGGCTTCGACACCATGGTCTTCACCAGCAGCTTCTGGGCCCGGATCACCTCGGCCAGAGAGAAGTTGACCATGGTGATGAAGAAGGTGCCGCCGATGACGATCAGGATCGACGGAACGTCGATGAAGGCGCCGACCGAGCCGCCGAGGATGATGGCCGCCGCCACCAGAAGGAAGCCGACGATAAGGCCGATGACGGTTGCGAGATCCATGAGGTCCTGGGTTCCGGTCCGGTCCGACGTGGAAGGCGGTGGGGGCGAGGGCAGGCGCTGGAGGTTGACGTCAGAAAAGAACGGTGTGCGGACCGGAAGGTCAGCCGCGGTCGGTCTTGATGATTTCGGTCATGGTCACGCCCAGCCGGTCTTCCACGACGACCACCTCGCCGCGGGCCACCAGCCGGTCGTTCACGTAGATGTCCACCGCCTCGCCGACCTTGCGGTCCAGCTCCACCACCGCGCCGCGGCCCAGCTTCAGCAGCTGGTTCACCTGCATGGTGGCCTTGCCCAGCACCGCCGAAACCTGCACCGGCACCTGATAGACGGCTTCGAGGTCGGCGGCACTGCGCGGCACGTCGGGGACCTGCTGGTCCATTTCGTCGCGCGAGCTGTCCCGGCGGCGTTCGCCGTCGAATTCTTCGAGGCTCAGATTGTCCTTGTCGTCGGCCATCGATGATCTCCGCGCCGCGGCGCCGGTTGAGGGGGAAAGAGGGACGGGGTGGGTGAAAGGAGAAGGTCAGGTGATCATTCGGACGGAGCATGCCCCGGCGTCAAGTGCTGCATGCCGGAACCGTGCCCTGGCGCCGTTGCCTCCGCCAGGGCTTCGTCGATCCTCTGCAGAATGTCCTCACGCGAGAGCACGGCCATGCCGCCCGGCCAGACCAGCCGGGCGTCGCCCGGCGCGATGCCCGGATCCGCGATCACCCGACACTGGCCCAGAACGCCTTCCTCGGCCAGCACCGGCGCCACGCGCGCACTCATCACCGCCTCGGCGGCAGGGTGGACATGCAGCACCGCCTCGCCGGTTTCGGCAATGCCGGCAATGCAATCACGCAACATGGTCTCGATCCGGTCCAGACGCTGTTCCTCGGTGCAGCCCAGCTTGACCGCGATCATGCGGGCCAGCCGGACCAGATCGGCGGTGGTCGCATCCAGCCGGTCGTGCCAGCCATGGATCGCCTCGGCCGACTGGCGTTCCAGCCGCTGGATGGCCTGCAGGGTCTGCTGTTCGATCGCAGCCATCGCCTGGGCGGCACCTGCCCGCCGGCCTTCCTCGAAGGCGGCGGCCTGTGCCGCGGCGAGCTGGGCTTCCGAGAAGGTCGGCGGCGGCGGCGGCGGCGGGGGCACGGGCGCGGCTTCGACCACCGGCTCGGGCTTCTTCTTGCGCGGCCGCCCGAAATCGATGTCGTCGTCGAAGCTGACGTCGAAGGTGAACTTCTTGTAGCCCGCCATGTCTCTGCCGTTCCTCCAGGGCCGGATGCCGTGACTGCGGATTCTCAGTAGACCAGGACGTCGTCGCCCTTGCCGTCGGCAATGACGATTTCGCCCTTGTCGGCCAGGTCCTTGGCGACCATCACCATATAGGCCTGTGCCTCGTCGACGTCGCGGAGCCTGACCGGGCCCATCGCGGCCATGTCTTCGCGCAGCATCTTGCCGGCACGTTCCGACATGTTCTGGACGAACAGCTCGCGGATCTTTTCCGAGGCGCCCTTCAGCGCCAGCGCCAGCTTGTCCTTGTCGACGACGCGCAGCACCGTCTGCACGCCGGTGGGGGCCAGATTGCCCAGATCCTCAAACGTGAACATGAGCGAGCGGATCTTCTCGGCCGAATCCTTGTTGCGACCTTCCAGCGCATCCAGGAAGCGGGACTCGGCCTGACGGTCGAGATTGTTGAAGATCTCGGCCATCATCTCGTGGGCGTCGCGGCGGCTGGTCCGGGCCAGGTTGCTCATGAACTCGGCCCTGAGCGTGCGCTCGACGCCGTCGAGCACCTCTTTCTGAACCGGCTCCATGCGCAGCATGCGCATCACCACTTCCATGGCGAAATCATCGGGCAGGGCGGCCAGGATCCGGGCGCTGTGTTCGGGCCGGACCTTGGAGAGCACCACCGCCACGGTCTGCGGATATTCGTTCTTCAGGTAATTGGCCAGGATCTGCTCGTTCACATTGCCGAGCTTGTCCCACATGGTGCGACCCGCGGGACCGCGGATCTCTTCCATGATCGCCTCGATCCGCTCCTTCTCAAGCCCTGAGGCCAGAAGCAGGCGCTCGGTGGTCTCGAACGTGCCGACCAGGGTGGAGGTGGACGAGATCTGCTCGGCGAAATCGACCAGCAGCCCCTCGACCATCTCGGACGAGACCTTGCCGAGCGAGGCCATCACCTGCGAGATCTCGCGGATCTCGTCGTCCTCCATCATGCGGAAGAGCTTGGCGGCATATTCATCGCCCAGCGCCAGCAGCAGGATGGCGGCTTTTTCGGGGCCGCCCAGCCCCCGGAGTTCACTCTTGCCACGTGCCATGGAGGCTCAATCCTCTTCCCGGATCCACGAGCGGATCACGGCCAGTGCTTCTTCGGGATGGCGGTCGACGATTTCGGCGATCTTGCGGATCGAGGACTGCCGCACCCGGCCCTCGACCTGGCTGATGTCGATCATCGCCTCGCTGCTTTCGATCGCGGCGGCCAGCGCCCGTTCGGCGGTGGGGCCGGCCAGAGCCGGAACCGGGCTGCCGTCGGGGCCGGGCAGGGCGGCCATGGGCGTGCCGTCGGGGCCGGTGATCATGGTCACGCCGCCCACGCCCGCCATGCCGCCGGCACCGGCGCCCGCACCGGCGGGCTGCGGGCCCAGCCGGCCGACCAGCGGCCGCAGCACCAGCAGGATGACCAGCAGCGCCACGATCGCCAGCACCACCATTTCGGCGATGCGCATATAGTCGCTGGTCCCAAGGCCCAGCAGCCCCGTATCGGTCACGGCTTCCTGGCTGCGGGCAAAGGGCAGGTTCACCACCTCGATCCGGTCGCCGCGCTCGTCGTCGGCACCGACGGCCGAGCGCACCAGCTGGGTCAGGCGTTCCATCTCGTCGGCGGCGCGGGGCTGATAGGTCTGGGTGCCGTCGTCGGCAGTCACATAGGTACCGTCCACCAGCACCGCGACCGACAGGCGCTTGATCGCCCCGCCCTCGCGGATCTCGTTGCGCACGGTGCGCGAGATCTCGTAATTGACCGTCTGGCCGTCGCGGTTGGACTGCGTGCGGTTGCCGCCGGCTCCCTGGCCCTGCTGGGCGTCGGGGATGTTGTTGGCGGCAGTGACCGCGTCGTCGCCGGCTTCGGTCGACAGTTCGTTTTCGCGATTCACCTGGCGCGAGCGGATGACCTGGCCGTCGGGGTCGAAGGTCTCCTGCGAGATGGTGACCCGGTTGTGGTCGATTTCGGCATGGACTTCGACCTGCACCCGGCCGGGGCCGACCGATTCCTCGATCAGACGGGTGACCTGGGCACGCAGCTGGCTTTCGACGTTCTGGCGGGTCTCTTCGGCGGCGGTGAGGGCAGCGCCCGGCGCGCCTTCGGTGCCGCCGTCGCCGCGGGCGAGCAGGGTGCCGCGATCATCCGCGATCGCCACCCGTTCCGGCCGCAGCCCCGGCACCGCGGCCGCGACCAGCTGCTGGATGGCCCGCACCTGGCCCTGGGTCAGGCTGCGGCCACCCTTGGGGCTGACCACGATCGAGGCGGTGGGTTCGGCCTGATTGCGGGAGAACAGCTCCCGCCGCGGCAGCACGATGTGGACCCGTGCGGCCGACACCGCATCGATGGTCATGATCGTGCGCTGCAGTTCGCCTTCCAGCGCGCGGACCAGGTTGACGTTCTGGGCAAAATCGGTGGTGCCGAGGCCTTCGGAGCGGTCGAAGATTTCGTAGCCGATCGACCCGCCCTTGGGCAGGCCACCTTCGGCCAGGGTGAGGCGCAGACGGGGAATCTGGTCCTGCGGCACCATGATCCGGCGGCCGTCGGGGCTGAGCGTATAGGGCACGCCCGCCTGTTCCAGCTCGGCCACGACCGAGGCCGCATCTGCGGTGTCGAGGTCGCCATAGAGCAGGCCCATGGTCGGGCTGCCCAGCCGGGTGGCCAGGAAGACCGCGAAGATCAGCAGACCGCCCGCCACGGCACCCAGTGCCGCAAGCCGTGCCGGCCCCAATCCTTTCAGTGCCTGCATCCAGGCCTTCAGCGTATCCGCCATGAGACCCGTTCCACTCCGTCTCGCAATGCCCCGACCGGGGCGCCCGACGATTCTTCCGGCCCGACGATCCGTCTTCGCCCGACACCTCTCTTCGCACGACGCCCGATCCCCGTCCAGGGATCGGCACGCACGAAAAAGCCGGGCGATGCATGGCACCGCCCACCCCTGTTTACGCGATCTTTGGTGAACAGAAGGTTAACGCCCGGCAGATTTTGCCGGGTGGGCGGCAAAAATTTCCGCCCGGATCATACTGTGGTTCAACGCATTGGCAATGTCTTGTTTTTGGAAAAAATGCAAGGAATGCGCCGATAATCTGTACCGGAGCGGCGCTCTCTCCCGACGGTGTCGTGGGGCTCGCCGGGGATCAATATCTTAACGAAAGGTAAGCAGTCGCCGCGGCGGCCGGGGCGGATCAACCCTTGCGTCCGCGACGGGAACGGCTGGCGATCAGCCGGCTGGCATCGGCACCATGGGCCTGGCGCCAGCTTTCGAACTCTTCGAGGCTGAGGGCATAGCGGCGGCAGACATCGTCGAGGGCCGCGGCACCGGCCATGACCGCCGCCACGACCTCGATCTTCCGTCGGGCGACCCACCGCACCCCGTTGCCGGGCGGCAGATCGAAGCGCAGCGCTGCCGATCGCTTCGGCCGGGTCGGCTTCTCCGGCAGGGCAACGACGTTACCGTCGGCGGTGTCGGGAATATCGGGCGCTGGCGATACCAGCTTCAGCCTGGGCGTGGTCATCGGAAGGACGGTCTCGCAACGGTTGCGGGGCAAGGGGCGACGTCGCCCGAACGCCCGACACGGATCCGATGCTAGTCCGATGTGTTTAACAAAATCTGAAGGCCGCGGAACAACGCCGGGCACCGCCTCCCGTCCCCCTTGCGGGGTGAGGACGGCGGTGCCCGGTACCGAGAGCGTCTGCGTCCGCGGGATCAGCGCTTGGTGTTGATGATTTCCTGCAGCATTTCGTCGGCCGTGGTGATGATCTTCGAACTGGCCGAGTAGGCGCGCTGGGTGATGATCATGTCGGTGAATTCCGACGCCAGGTCGACGTTCGATGCTTCAAGCGACGACGGCGAGATCAGCCCGGCACCGCTCTGCCCCGATTCTCGCAGGTTGAAATTGCCCGATTTGTCGGTCTGGGCAAAGACATTGCCGGTGCGCTCCTGCAGGTTCTGCGGGCTGGCAAAGGTCGCGATCGGCAGTTTGTAGAGCTGCTTCTGTTCGCCATTGCTGAACGAGGCGACCACGAAGCCGTCGGCATCGATCTTAACCTCGGTCAACTCGCCCGAAGAGGCGCCGTTCTGGCTGAGATCACGGACCTCGTAGTCACCGGCATACTGGCGCAGGCCATCTGCCTGGCCGGTGCCAAGCGGGCCGGCGGTGCCCCAGTCGGGGGTGATATCCGACGAGCCTGCGCCGGCCGCCCAGTCGATATGCAGTGCATTGGTCAGCGAGGGCGAGACCGTGTTCAGTGTGCCGTCGGAATTGAAGGTGACGACACCGGCGGCGATCTGACCCGCGGGCGTCGGCGCGGTGGTGATGATGTCGTTCTTGTCGACGGCGTTGATTTCCACCGCCCACTCGTTGTTGCCGACCTTCAGGAAGTTGACCATCAGATCATGGCCGCGCCCCTGTCCGTCATAGACGCGCACAGAGCGGCTGAAATCCGAAGCAACGGCGCCGGAGCTCATGTTGAGCGCGCTGTTGGCGGCATCATAGGTCGCCGGAGAGGCAGTCACGTCGAGGCTGAGGGCGCCGGTCGCCGCCGCGCCCGAAACCGTCAGCGGACGGCGCGGATCATAGGCCGAGATCGAGATCGTGCCGGCAGTGGCGGTGCCGCCCAGCTCGGCGACGAAATTGCCGGTACCTTCCACCAGATCGGCCAGCTCGGCCAGGGTGGAGAACTGGCCCGCACCCGTGCCGGCCGTGAAGGTGACCGTGTTCACCCCGTCCGACAGGGTGATCGTATCGCCGGCGGTGACGACACCGGCGGCGATCAGATCGTCGGAGGTGGAAACGCCCGAGGTCGGGGCGCTGGTCGAGGTGGCACCGGTATAGGTGGTCTCGTTGGTGTTGAGGTTCACCGCGACGGTCATCTCGGTGGTCGCGACAGCCGTGCCGCTGATCTGCCCGACATTCACCGTCTCCAGGCTTGAAATATCGGCCGAGGAGGTGGTGTTGGTCACGTTGCCCGCTTCGCCCGGCAGGCGACCGGCCGAATCGAGCGGCCAGCCCTGCAGGTAGAAGCCGGCGGCATTGCGCAGATAGCCCTGCTCGTCGGGCACGAAAGATCCGGCGCGGGTATAGAGCACCTCGTTGGTGCCCGTGGCCTTGCCTTCGACGACAAAGAAGCCGTCACCGGAAATCGCCACGTCCAGGCCGGAGGTCGTTCCCTGAACCAGACCCTGCTGGTCGATCAGCTGCTGGACACTGGCGCGGACACCACCCGGCGCGTAAAACGACTTCGAGCCACTATCGGTCACGAGCGTCTGGAAATTGGTGTTCTTCGCCTTGTAGCCGACGGTGTTGACGTTGGCGATGTTGTCCGAGATGACGCCCATCGCCGTGCTCTGGGCACCCAGGCCCGAGACACCGGAATAGAGCGAGCCGTAGAGACCGAAGCTCATCAGGGGCACTCCTCAATCATGGGGGCGGGGCACGTCCGCCCGCCTGATTCTGACTTTCAGGCCGGGACCTCTGGTCCGCCGGCCGATGGTTCTGGCAGATTGCCGTCCTGGCCATCCGCCCAAGCTCTGAAGATCGGCGCGGGGTGGCGCCGCCTCTTCCCGGGATCTTTAAGCCGCGGCCGCTTCCTGAGCCGCGAGAAGTGTCGACTGGTCGATGAGACCGGAATTGTAGAGCTGCTGGAGGGTCTTCAGCGTGGCCTCGGTCTCGCTGGTCGCGGTCGAGGCGTCGCGAATGCCGGTCACCTCCGAAAGCGGGATCTCGACCCCGTTCACGTCCAGAACGATCTTGCCGTCGGTGATGCCCACGCCCTGCACGGTGCCGGTGATGGAGGTCGTGACCGCGATCGTCTTGCCGGTGGAGTCGAGCGCGGTGACGCTCATCCGGTACTGGCCGTCTTCCAGCAGGTTGCCCTCGCTGTCCTTGCCGTCCCATTCGTAGTTGTGCACGCCTGCCGTGGTCTCGCCCGATTCGGACCGGACCACCTTGCCGCTTTCGTCGATGATGTTGACCGTCACCTTCTCGGCGTTCTGGGGCAGGCGGTAATGGTAACTGGCGCTGCCGTCGGTCATCTGGATCGTGTCGCCATTGGCGTCGACGACCTTGCCGATATACGAGGCGGCGTTCGCCACCTGCTGGCCTTCCGACAGCGAGATCAGGCTCTCCAGATTGCTGTTCGACTGGACGAGCTGCTCGGTCTGCGTGAACAGAACCAGCTGGTTGGTGAATTCATTGGTGTCGAGCGGGTTGGTCGGATCCTGGTTCTTGAGCTGCGTGGTGAGCAGCGTCAGGAACTGATCGAAATCGTCGGCGAGTTTGTTGCCGGCGAGGGTCGACTTCGCCGTCGTTGCGGTGGTTGTTGCCGTATTCGTGACGGAGCTGGTCGCCATGATGTCCTCTGCTCCCCTCGCCTCAGATCCGCATGTCGACGCGGCGGCCGTCGATCATGGCCACCTGGTCCGCCGCCAGGCCGTTCAGACTTCCGATCCCGGCCAGCGGGTCGCGATCGGTATTCGTGTCGCGGTCGCGGCGCGGGGCCCCGTTGCCGCGGCGGTCGCCGTCACCGGCCATTCCACCGGACCCCTGGCCTGCAAAGCCCTGGCCGCCAAAGCCCTGGCCCTGCTGTCCCTGCTGCCCCGCCATCTGCTGCCCCCCCGCCTGGCCGGCCAGGGAACGATCGACGTCGTAGCGCAGCGAACCCGGCTCGATACGGAACCCGGCCTGGGTAAGGCTGCGTTCCAGATCGCGTGCGTCGGCGGCGAGGGCATCGACGGCTTCCGGCTTTTCGGCCGAGAAACGGGCACTGATCCGGCCCTGGGCGTCGATCTTCATTTCGACCCGGACCCGGCCGAGATCGGCCGGCATCAGGGTCATCACGAAGTGGCTCTCACCACCTGTCAGAGGGGTGCCGCTCGTCAGAGCCGTATGCATGTGTTGTGCCACCTGCATCGCCGGCTTGCCCGGCAGGGCATCCTGCATCGGCAGTGACGGGGCCGATGCGGACGCAGCCGTCGCCTGGGGCGACCAGCCGCTACGGGTGGTGCCGGTTTCGGACAGCCCCATCACAGCGGCAGGGTCGCCGCCGGTCACTGCGGTCTGGCCGGCCTCGTCGAACCAGGTCATCGCCGAAATGGCGGCGGCTCCGGCCGGAAGGGCCTGAATCTGCGCCTGCGCCCGGGACGTCGTGGCCTCGCGGGCAGGTTCTGCGGCGGCGGCGCGCGGTGCAGATGCCATGTCCGCCGCCGTCTGCCGGGCGCCGGCCTCGCCTGTCTGGCGGATGTTTGACGGCTGGACGGCGTCATCCGTCAGGGGCGCTGCATCGGGGGAACCGACTGCCGCCACCGCCGGCATGTCCGTGCGCGCGGCGGACAAATCCTGCCGGGGCGGAAGGTTCTGTCCCTCTGTGCGGGCATTTCCTGCCGGGGCGGCAGTTTCTGCCGCCGGGCCGGTTGCCGTGGCGGCAGCCATTGCCGTCTGCCGGACAGGAGCTGCCGGGGCATCGGTGCCGGACCGTCCTTCGGCCGCCTGTCCCGCCGTTCCGGCGGTGGGGGCAGCCTGAACGGTGTCGGCGCCCATGATCGCCCTTTCGGGCGCAGGGCCTGCAGGCGCGACCTGTCCGGCCGGGCCGGCTTCCGCCGCAGAAGCCGCCTGCGGGGCCGGGGCTGTCTGCGGTGCGGGGGTCGCTTCTGCTGCCGCTCCGGTGCGGCCGGCAGGGAAAACCTCGGTCGTGGCAGGTGTGGCGGCAGAAGGTCGGGCATCGCTCGTCTTCACCGTCTGCACGACCGCAGCCGGCTGAGCCGGCATGTCGACCTGAGGCCGTGCGCCCGGGCGTGCATCTGCAAGACCGCGCTGTTCAAAGGCCGCCCCGCCGCGGGGCGAAGCGCCGTCGGCCACCGGGGCGTCCTTTGTCGATGCAGCCGTCTTCGGCGCCCCCGTCATCGGGACATCGGCCGCGGGTGCATCGACCGTCGGCGCATCGACCATCGACCGACCGGTGGTCGGGCGGTCGACGGCCGGACGATCGGCCACCGGCGTCGCATCGGCACCAATCACGGGGGGGCTGGCGGTGGACGCCGTCGGCCGGAGGTTCCCGGTGTCGCGGGTTATCTCCACCTGGCGTGTGCCATCGGCTGCCGTGGTCGTCACCATAGCCGCTTCGGTCACCGCCGCCGTGGCCGGCCGGCGGGGGGCGCCGGTCTCTCCGGTATCAGCTGCTCGGGCGGGCGTGGCCGGCGCCGCTTCGATTGCGCCGTTGTGGCCTGCCGGCACTGCGGCCGTGTCGGTGTAGCCGGTGAAGGCTACGGTGCGGCCG contains:
- a CDS encoding motility protein A — its product is MDLATVIGLIVGFLLVAAAIILGGSVGAFIDVPSILIVIGGTFFITMVNFSLAEVIRAQKLLVKTMVSKPVDPSKAAMQVVELADQARRKGVLGLQQTLNQLEGEPFLHRALSMVVDGIPVEDVERILKRDISQMAYRHMQSAQILKRSAEVAPAMGLIGTLVGLVQMLGNLEDPSTIGPAMAVALLTTFYGAVLANMVFNPLAGKLERNSMEEQMFKQIFLAGATSIGRQENPRRLELTLNAMLPPAKRIQFYD
- the fliN gene encoding flagellar motor switch protein FliN, producing MADDKDNLSLEEFDGERRRDSSRDEMDQQVPDVPRSAADLEAVYQVPVQVSAVLGKATMQVNQLLKLGRGAVVELDRKVGEAVDIYVNDRLVARGEVVVVEDRLGVTMTEIIKTDRG
- the fliG gene encoding flagellar motor switch protein FliG — encoded protein: MARGKSELRGLGGPEKAAILLLALGDEYAAKLFRMMEDDEIREISQVMASLGKVSSEMVEGLLVDFAEQISSTSTLVGTFETTERLLLASGLEKERIEAIMEEIRGPAGRTMWDKLGNVNEQILANYLKNEYPQTVAVVLSKVRPEHSARILAALPDDFAMEVVMRMLRMEPVQKEVLDGVERTLRAEFMSNLARTSRRDAHEMMAEIFNNLDRQAESRFLDALEGRNKDSAEKIRSLMFTFEDLGNLAPTGVQTVLRVVDKDKLALALKGASEKIRELFVQNMSERAGKMLREDMAAMGPVRLRDVDEAQAYMVMVAKDLADKGEIVIADGKGDDVLVY
- the fliF gene encoding flagellar basal-body MS-ring/collar protein FliF encodes the protein MADTLKAWMQALKGLGPARLAALGAVAGGLLIFAVFLATRLGSPTMGLLYGDLDTADAASVVAELEQAGVPYTLSPDGRRIMVPQDQIPRLRLTLAEGGLPKGGSIGYEIFDRSEGLGTTDFAQNVNLVRALEGELQRTIMTIDAVSAARVHIVLPRRELFSRNQAEPTASIVVSPKGGRSLTQGQVRAIQQLVAAAVPGLRPERVAIADDRGTLLARGDGGTEGAPGAALTAAEETRQNVESQLRAQVTRLIEESVGPGRVQVEVHAEIDHNRVTISQETFDPDGQVIRSRQVNRENELSTEAGDDAVTAANNIPDAQQGQGAGGNRTQSNRDGQTVNYEISRTVRNEIREGGAIKRLSVAVLVDGTYVTADDGTQTYQPRAADEMERLTQLVRSAVGADDERGDRIEVVNLPFARSQEAVTDTGLLGLGTSDYMRIAEMVVLAIVALLVILLVLRPLVGRLGPQPAGAGAGAGGMAGVGGVTMITGPDGTPMAALPGPDGSPVPALAGPTAERALAAAIESSEAMIDISQVEGRVRQSSIRKIAEIVDRHPEEALAVIRSWIREED
- a CDS encoding DUF1153 domain-containing protein, with product MTTPRLKLVSPAPDIPDTADGNVVALPEKPTRPKRSAALRFDLPPGNGVRWVARRKIEVVAAVMAGAAALDDVCRRYALSLEEFESWRQAHGADASRLIASRSRRGRKG
- a CDS encoding flagellar hook protein FlgE, encoding MSFGLYGSLYSGVSGLGAQSTAMGVISDNIANVNTVGYKAKNTNFQTLVTDSGSKSFYAPGGVRASVQQLIDQQGLVQGTTSGLDVAISGDGFFVVEGKATGTNEVLYTRAGSFVPDEQGYLRNAAGFYLQGWPLDSAGRLPGEAGNVTNTTSSADISSLETVNVGQISGTAVATTEMTVAVNLNTNETTYTGATSTSAPTSGVSTSDDLIAAGVVTAGDTITLSDGVNTVTFTAGTGAGQFSTLAELADLVEGTGNFVAELGGTATAGTISISAYDPRRPLTVSGAAATGALSLDVTASPATYDAANSALNMSSGAVASDFSRSVRVYDGQGRGHDLMVNFLKVGNNEWAVEINAVDKNDIITTAPTPAGQIAAGVVTFNSDGTLNTVSPSLTNALHIDWAAGAGSSDITPDWGTAGPLGTGQADGLRQYAGDYEVRDLSQNGASSGELTEVKIDADGFVVASFSNGEQKQLYKLPIATFASPQNLQERTGNVFAQTDKSGNFNLRESGQSGAGLISPSSLEASNVDLASEFTDMIITQRAYSASSKIITTADEMLQEIINTKR
- a CDS encoding flagellar hook assembly protein FlgD, with the translated sequence MATSSVTNTATTTATTAKSTLAGNKLADDFDQFLTLLTTQLKNQDPTNPLDTNEFTNQLVLFTQTEQLVQSNSNLESLISLSEGQQVANAASYIGKVVDANGDTIQMTDGSASYHYRLPQNAEKVTVNIIDESGKVVRSESGETTAGVHNYEWDGKDSEGNLLEDGQYRMSVTALDSTGKTIAVTTSITGTVQGVGITDGKIVLDVNGVEIPLSEVTGIRDASTATSETEATLKTLQQLYNSGLIDQSTLLAAQEAAAA
- a CDS encoding flagellar hook-length control protein FliK — protein: MSAVAPASLTELLSGLIGRSTGSAGGTAASATAQLSDDSAAVFQALLAARVAGTPEAAAGMREPGQPGSTDRPAGGSTATTTSATAIPAPAGRTAGVAIDDAPDTRPSAGAAQAVPVPAAPAATEAPASLLAADRTVASRQPAASQAPLAQDTAAERTRTAPQAPESAGTTTEPPRHSTNPAVSPRQDLPMPAIAAVAGKLSAIGAGAWTETAAETETTAKTRAVAETDAVTDTGTAVNAETAEETEAGGETATGITADTAPEAAPPILGRDLAARAVTAAAAVIDTARIRMDSAPAVPHAAGGSARVDTAPAPRDTATDGDAEATTAALFAGSQPTTTLAGAFTPPSGPVTAPATAAAPMTLTPDEVVVAGVAQPSTAAPAMPDIPGADQTVTVTVPGAISFEEAVSAALDNPPVGDDTVLAVTMPAGREGVANTRTRQHATSGRAVETAGGDPTGRMDLPVGLARPAGRTVAFTGYTDTAAVPAGHNGAIEAAPATPARAADTGETGAPRRPATAAVTEAAMVTTTAADGTRQVEITRDTGNLRPTASTASPPVIGADATPVADRPAVDRPTTGRSMVDAPTVDAPAADVPMTGAPKTAASTKDAPVADGASPRGGAAFEQRGLADARPGARPQVDMPAQPAAVVQTVKTSDARPSAATPATTEVFPAGRTGAAAEATPAPQTAPAPQAASAAEAGPAGQVAPAGPAPERAIMGADTVQAAPTAGTAGQAAEGRSGTDAPAAPVRQTAMAAATATGPAAETAAPAGNARTEGQNLPPRQDLSAARTDMPAVAAVGSPDAAPLTDDAVQPSNIRQTGEAGARQTAADMASAPRAAAAEPAREATTSRAQAQIQALPAGAAAISAMTWFDEAGQTAVTGGDPAAVMGLSETGTTRSGWSPQATAASASAPSLPMQDALPGKPAMQVAQHMHTALTSGTPLTGGESHFVMTLMPADLGRVRVEMKIDAQGRISARFSAEKPEAVDALAADARDLERSLTQAGFRIEPGSLRYDVDRSLAGQAGGQQMAGQQGQQGQGFGGQGFAGQGSGGMAGDGDRRGNGAPRRDRDTNTDRDPLAGIGSLNGLAADQVAMIDGRRVDMRI